The Syngnathus typhle isolate RoL2023-S1 ecotype Sweden linkage group LG3, RoL_Styp_1.0, whole genome shotgun sequence genome window below encodes:
- the sorbs2a gene encoding sorbin and SH3 domain-containing protein 2, whose protein sequence is MFSDSGGCVRKSVAMTLRLSPMKRVQSSPNLASGGDPHSTDYSSWRSHSATDGLKNGDSISSSLAAKGFRSVRPNLQDRKSQAPLPLDSTARHSPFLSRSSESLDYPSGLMSKGLSPSPYVASAAASPPASPVTVSALSHYSSSTAGLLDELQICSLDSPGASPTPSPTLSHVSVFTAAGPDDALTAAAAAATVTNGQVLSHAMNGGTGHSTRPLSPPSYPPPPASFRTGLLRQSHTSEGSEAFTRESVVSGDASFTSTVPIARFSEEETKVSVIKAPHYEGIGPVDESGIPIAIRTTVDRPKDWYKTMFKQIHKVHKADDDYSDTYSATYAIVNNDDYAVPPNATLAHPAPRTHTYRPLAKSLSDSGGLRHAARDPSPVPPPPPPPAPSLLQLRARDSDRDRDTPDMNEWGPPDRKVDTRKYRAEPRSIFEYEPGKSSILEHERATYDDIDLENEPWYKFFSELEFGRPPPKKRLDYNPDVSARQRIEATLLVAPADKPHERPLSAASDYRKRRKSEPAGPQANSLPQPRQAATSPKAPDASRSAGGAPKKPVARSSPSSPSRSKGGAACVMYSNTLTSPGPCCHSSLPPVPLRFPEEAPASSCEEAPVPPPPSSKLRSRSCDDLLGDSPSRRRACRSESAGSLLCDRSGSNGSVGSVPRLRRRLPHDSPAFLKLYRKMHHIDRAHLLPSDVIRSVRARILELEQQPHLHLHRLSPWAPSGGSEVPRDTVPTRISTFESLIGKSKSMPNLGDSEAASGATTPGGSSSRASSGGATPSFPKRRFSIESLLEEDDGGNQPAPRATDQSRKPRSPPEGQPRVGPEPNRGGSSLAPPAPRVPQADYSDSEQDAIASDLSDFIQVEGSSFCSESDFDHCSLTSSESLYGSAILHQRHHLHRHHHPGHQSVGQNQGYQHRHLISSCKGRCPASYTRFTTMLRHERQRARQDPQRPPPPSRSIRSLVQSAESQQSMSKLAYLVSPVPFHKKKGGGSSGHSRGSRPKSKQAIYEALDAALRDIYEHIRAERGHRGAGTADDSILRRILSELLPSVPERSSSLPGRRCWHEAGPDGYASHRGDPLTPQLQSPRIRSPVSACYGRHLDATNCNDYAEEHGNENGVFYSDQDVPTRSYSTMDGRRTPQNRRGGPEREVSHKQMTQLILFSLLHQKQPARAIYDFKAQTAKELTFKKGDAVNIIRQIDSNWYEGEHRGRVGIFPIAYVEKMASLEKPQPSRPPPPAHVREIGEAVARYNFNADTNVELSLRKGERVIVIRQVDQNWYEGKIPDTTKQGIFPVAYVDLLKRSPSKTSVHHLHHVDPHGYHGNRTSSSTPVKPFSHLPPPSPTPLHDRPSTLLRAVTHEWLSLTVDAPHALSATPAPPTPPPLPGHLALSVHEPPAAEYPSDVLGRSAGERSPVAKPSELPRAASEPLAPPSRFDVQLSVADPYDELLSVIPDDPDGSPACSATKLRFDKSQPEAIGSTEHERLRARVPNETPVESQRPRSTRGKAVIELFIQEEEDEEEAREDEEDVFTGRLGTQADVCSPTRSPSPPTGPPSLSSPRPVHSPPASPRPRPPPLPIFSTSPPVSPSPPLSPLHSPEPLTPPHTARSPSSTSPPLPTCRRSPPAVPHPGRRSPKMKDPVVGGKPPRSPILSRRPARGRRRLVQEALHGGGDPFQAVYNYTPRNEDELELREGDIIDVMEKCDDGWFVGTSRRSKLFGTFPGNYVKPLP, encoded by the exons ATGTTCTCAGACAGCGGCGGATGTGTTCGCAAAAGCGTCGCCATGACGCTAAGGCTCTCGCCCATGAAGAGGGTCCAGAGTTCACCCAATCTGGCCTCAG GGGGTGATCCTCACTCAACAGACTACA GTTCTTGGCGGTCTCACAGCGCAACCGATGGCCTTAAGAACGGCGACTCCATCAGCTCGTCTCTGGCCGCCAAAGGCTTCCGCAGCGTCAGGCCCAACTTGCAGGACCGAAAATCCCAG GCCCCCCTCCCCCTTGACTCCACAGCACGTCACTCCCCCTTTCTGAGCCGCAGCTCCGAATCTCTCGACTACCCGTCGGGCCTAATGTCCAAGGGGCTGTCACCCAGCCCGTATGTCGCGAGCGCGGCCGCGTcgccccccgcctcccccgtgaCCGTCTCGGCTCTCAGCCACTACTCCTCCTCCACGGCGGGTCTGCTGGACGAGCTGCAGATCTGTAGCCTGGACTCGCCCGGCGCTTCTCCCACGCCGTCGCCCACCCTCAGCCACGTCTCGGTCTTCACCGCCGCTGGGCCCGACGACGCGCTAAcagccgccgcagcagcagccacTGTCACTAAC GGCCAGGTGCTCTCTCATGCTATGAACGGCGGCACGGGGCACAGCACCAGGCCGCTTTCGCCGCCATCATACCCGCCGCCGCCCGCTTCATTCCGTACCGGACTCCTGAGGCAGAGCCACACCTCTG AAGGCAGCGAGGCGTTTACCCGAGAGTCCGTAGTGTCGGGCGACGCCAGCTTCACCAGCACCGTGCCCATCGCCCGCTTCTCCGAGGAGGAAACCAAGGTGTCCGTCATCAAAGCCCCCCACTACGAAGGCATCGGACCCGTGGACGAGTCGGGCATCCCCATCGCCATCCGCACG ACGGTGGATCGGCCCAAGGACTGGTACAAAACCATGTTCAAACAGATCCACAAGGTCCACAAAGCGG ACGACGACTATTCGGACACCTACAGCGCGACCTACGCCATCGTTAACAATG ACGACTACGCCGTGCCGCCAAACGCCACCTTGGCCCACCCGgccccacgcacgcacacgtacaGGCCGCTCGCCAAGAGCCTGTCGGACAGCGGCGGACTACGCCACGCCGCCCGGGATCCCTCGCCCGTGCCcccgcctccgccgccgcccgcACCCTCCTTGCTGCAGTTGAGAGCACGAGACAGCGACCGTGACAGAGACACGCCGGATAT GAACGAATGGGGTCCACCCGACAGGAAAGTGGACACGCGAAAGTACCGCGCTGAGCCGAGGAGTATTTTTGAATATGAACCAGGGAAGTCCTCCATTTTAGAGCACGAAAGAGct acctaTGATGACATAGATTTAGAGAACGAGCCTTGGTATAAGTTCTTTTCCGAGCTGGAGTTTGGCCGCCCG CCTCCTAAAAAACGGCTGGATTATAATCCAGACGTCTCGGCTCGCCAGCGCATTGAG GCGACCCTGCTGGTCGCTCCTGCCGACAAGCCCCACGAAAGACCTTTGAG CGCTGCCAGCGACTACAGAAAGCGAAGGAAGTCGGAGCCTGCCGGCCCCCAGGCGAACTCTCTGCCGCAGCCAAGGCAAGCGGCGACGTCGCCCAAAGCGCCCGACGCCAGCAGGTCCGCCGGCGGCGCCCCCAAGAAGCCCGTCGCTCGCTCCTCGCCGTCCTCGCCCTCACGCAGCAAAG gtggggccGCATGCGTCATGTATTCAAACACTTTGACCTCTCCGGGTCCTTGCTGTCACTCCTCCCTGCCCCCGGTTCCGCTACGTTTCCCAGAGGAGGCGCCGGCGTCCTCCTGCGAGGAGGCTCCAGTGCCGCCCCCGCCCAGCAGCAAGCTCAGGTCGCGGAGCTGCGACGACTTGCTGGGCGACAGTCCAAGCCGGCGTCGCGCCTGCCGTTCGGAAAGCGCCGGCTCGCTGCTGTGCGACCGCTCGGGCTCCAATGGGTCGGTGGGCTCGGTGCCGCGCCTCCGCCGCCGGCTGCCGCACGACTCCCCGGCTTTCCTCAAGCTCTACCGCAAGATGCACCACATCGACAGGGCTCACCTGCTCCCGTCCGACGTGATCCGTTCGGTCCGCGCTCGCATCCTAGAGCTGGAGCAGCAGCCCCATCTGCACCTGCACCGCCTCTCGCCTTGGGCGCCCTCTGGTGGATCGGAGGTGCCGCGCGACACCGTGCCCACGCGCATCTCCACCTTTGAGAGTCTTATCGGGAAGTCCAAATCCATGCCCAACTTGGGAGACAGCGAGGCGGCGTCGGGCGCCACCACGCCAGGTGGCTCGTCGTCCCGAGCGAGCAGCGGCGGCGCCACGCCAAGTTTTCCAAAACGCCGTTTCTCCATCGAGTCTCTACTGGAGGAGGACGACGGCGGCAATCAGCCGGCACCTCGCGCCACGGACCAGTCGCGCAAACCTCGTAGCCCACCCGAGGGTCAGCCTCGCGTGGGGCCCGAACCCAACCGCGGGGGCTCCTCCCTGGCTCCCCCCGCCCCACGAGTGCCGCAAGCCGACTATTCGGACAGCGAGCAAGATGCCATCGCCTCGGACCTCAGCGACTTCATCCAAGTGGAGGGCTCTTCCTTTTGCAGCGAGAGCGACTTTGACCACTGCTCGTTGACGTCCTCTGAGAGCTTGTACGGCTCCGCCATTCTGCACCAACGTCATCACCTTCACCGCCATCACCACCCTGGCCACCAGAGCGTGGGCCAGAACCAGGGCTACCAACATAGACACCTCATTAGCTCTTGCAAGGGTCGCTGCCCGGCCTCCTACACCCGCTTCACCACCATGCTCCGGCACGAGCGTCAGCGGGCCCGTCAGGACCCTCAGAGACCTCCGCCTCCGAGTCGCAGCATCCGCTCCCTGGTCCAGAGCGCCGAGTCCCAGCAGTCCATGTCCAAGCTGGCCTACTTGGTCAGCCCAGTGCCTTTTCACAAGAAAaagggcggcggcagcagcggtcACAGTCGCGGAAGCAGGCCAAAATCCAAGCAGGCCATCTACGAAGCGCTGGACGCCGCCCTGAGGGACATCTACGAGCACATCCGAGCCGAGCGTGGTCACAGGGGCGCCGGGACCGCCGACGACAGCATCCTGAGGAGAATACTCTCCGAGCTGCTGCCCAGCGTGCCTGAAAGAAGCTCCTCGTTGCCAGGAAGGAGGTGTTGGCACGAGGCCGGCCCAGACGGGTACGCCTCGCACCGGGGCGATCCACTCACGCCGCAGTTGCAGTCCCCCCGAATCCGGTCGCCAGTCAGTGCCTGTTACGGACGCCATTTGGACGCCACCAACTGTAATGATTACGCGGAGGAGCATGGCAATGAGAATGGTGTTTTCTATTCAG ACCAGGATGTGCCCACCAGAAGTTATTCCACTATGGACGGGCGCCGCACACCCCAGAATCGAAGAGGAGGTCCTGAGAGAGAG GTATCCCATAAACAGATGACACAACTCATTCTGTTCTCTCTCCTCCATCAGAAGCAGCCCGCTCGAGCTATTTACGACTTTAAGGCGCAGACGGCTAA GGAGCTGACGTTCAAAAAAGGCGacgcggtcaacatcatcaggCAGATTGACAGCAACTGGTACGAAGGCGAGCACAGAGGTCGGGTGGGGATATTCCCAATAGCTTACGTGGAG AAGATGGCGTCTTTGGAGAAGCCGCAGCCCAGCCGCCCGCCTCCGCCCGCCCACGTCCGGGAGATCGGAGAGGCCGTGGCCCGCTACAACTTCAACGCTGACACCAACGTGGAGCTGTCTCTCAGAAAG GGCGAAAGAGTGATCGTGATCCGGCAGGTGGACCAGAACTGGTACGAGGGCAAGATCCCAGACACCACCAAACAGGGCATCTTTCCCGTAGCCTACGTGGACCTGCTCAAGCGCTCGCCCTCCAAAACCTCCgtccaccacctccaccacgTGGACCCCCACGGTTACCACGGCAACAGGACATCCAGCTCCACGCCCGTCAAA CCTTTCTCGCATCTACCCCCTccatcccccacccccctccacgACCGCCCGTCCACGCTGCTGCGGGCGGTCACCCACGAGTGGCTCTCCCTCACCGTGGACGCCCCCCACGCCCTCTCGGCCACGCCCGCACCCCCCACTCCGCCCCCTCTCCCCGGTCATCTCGCTCTGTCTGTCCACGAGCCTCCCGCCGCCGAGTATCCCTCTGACGTTTTAGGGCGTAGCGCGGGCGAGCGGTCGCCCGTGGCGAAGCCGAGCGAGTTGCCGAGAGCGGCGTCGGAGCCCTTGGCGCCTCCGAGCCGCTTTGACGTCCAGCTCAGTGTCGCGGACCCTTACGATGAGCTCCTCTCTGTAATTCCCGATGACCCGGATGGGTCACCGGCATGTTCCGCCACTAAACTTCGATTTGACAAATCTCAGCCTGAAGCAATTGGATCAACAGAACACGAGCGTTTGAGAGCCCGTGTCCCGAACGAAACCCCAGTTGAGTCTCAGAGGCCTCGGTCAACAAGGGGGAAGGCCGTTATTGAGTTATTCATtcaggaagaagaagatgaggaggaggctaGAGAGGATGAGGAAGATGTTTTTACAGGCAGACTCGGTACACAG GCTGACGTCTGTTCCCCCACTCGCTCACCTTCTCCTCCCACCGGCCCCCCGTCACTTTCCTCGCCGCGCCCCGTGCACTCTCCCCCGGCCTCCCCCCGACCTCGGCCCCCTCCCCTGCCCATCTTCTCCACGTCGCCTCCCGTCTCGCCCTCTCCCCCCTTGTCGCCTCTCCACTCCCCAGAGCCACTGACTCCCCCCCACACTGCCAGGTCTCCCTCGTCCACCTCCCCCCCGCTCCCCACTTGCCGCCGCTCCCCCCCGGCTGTGCCCCACCCGGGGCGTAGGTCTCCCAAGATGAAG GATCCAGTGGTGGGTGGGAAGCCGCCTCGTAGCCCCATCTTGTCTCGGAGGCCCGCTAGAGGTCGAAGG cGATTAGTCCAAGAAGCTCTCCACGGCGGAGGAGACCC CTTCCAGGCCGTGTACAACTACACACCGCGTAACGAAGACGAGCTGGAACTGAGGGAGGGCGACATCATCGACGTGATGGAGAAGTGTGACGACGGATGGTTTGTCG GGACATCTCGCCGAAGCAAGTTGTTTGGAACCTTCCCAGGAAACTATGTGAAGCCGCTACCGTGA